The following nucleotide sequence is from Trifolium pratense cultivar HEN17-A07 linkage group LG2, ARS_RC_1.1, whole genome shotgun sequence.
AGGATAACACTCTATGAAACACTGTCACTTCGACCCcagtaaaaaatttcaaaaaattgagTTAATTGAACGTAAGAGGAGTACTAGGGTCACACCTTCTAACACACTCCTTTAAACACACTCCAACCAATTAAGGCCACatcatccatttttttatttcttaccTTGTAACCGGTTGAGCAAGTTGGATAGTTATcttgtcttttttctttttaatattttattatttaaattgtaaatttttCATCTTCCACATTCATGCTTTTCAAATTGCAGCCTTGTTATCATGTAAACTTTTGTCTTCCACTCTCACGATGAACAAAAGCACATCAGCAACAACAATCAactaaaattttagaaaaacaacATTGGAAACAAAACACCAGACACGCAACCGAACAGCAGACCGGCTGAAGAGTTATACAAATCATCTTAGAAAAAAACTAGGGAAAACTAATATATTCTTAAAAAGCTTATTCgaattgaatttgaatatcGATCAAATATTCTGATCGATCCTTTCGTAATCTAATGCAAATCCTGCATCCATAACAACTGTATGTTATTTATTACTCCATATACCTTATGAATCTATTTTATGAAGGGTTAATTTTTTTCATCCATATTTGTTGGTCAATGAATTTcataataatcaaaacaaaaactattaTAGAAGTACCAGACAATATTATAATGTGACATTTATgtgatttattaaatataatattttaaaaatgtgaCTATTTTGCTGCTAACTTTGAATGTTAGATATGACTGCAGAATATATTGTAGATAAACAACCTATGATGAAGACATCAATGCATAGTGAAAGTGAACAAGAAGTAGATATAATTAGTACCTTGCCTGATTCTATTGTAACACACATCATGGAATTCTTGGTGACTAAAGAAGCTGTACATACCAGCATTTTGTCCAAGAGATGGAAGCACCTTTGGAAATCGCTCGCTATTTTGATAATTAACAGTAATCAATTTGACAAGGCTGAATTTTTCAAGAAATTTGTGCTCAAGGTTTTGCAACACCGCGATTACTCTAGTGCCTTGCGTAAAATTGTAGTCAAGCATAACGGGCATATTCACTTTCATATTTTGGCCAAAATAATCAATTATGCAGTATCATACGAAGTGGAGCAATTCAAACTCGACACATTCCTTCGTAATGATGTACGTAATATGTTGCTTTTTCACCCCTTGTTTTACCTTCAGTCTCTAAAACGTCTTGATGTGTCACTCCGTAAATCTGGTTGGATAGCTCAACTTCCGGTAACTCTAGACCTTCCACAATTAGTATATTGTCAATTACGACATTTTTCCTTTACTTCAAGTGATGATAAAGATTTTTCCAATCCCTTCTTAAATTGTAAGAAGCTTCGTACTTTAGTCATCGACAATTGCAATCTAAGTAACGGGAAAATCCTTTGTTTGGTTAGTGATAAACTTGTTAATCTAACCATCCGATtctgcttttatttttataacccTTTCAAAGTTACAATATATGCCCCTAATCTAGAAGCATTTACTTTCGCGGGACGTCTAAATTCTACCAATAATCATGAAATCTTTGAGCATAACTTGGATTTTATCGGAGAAGCAAACATCGACGTTTTGTGCCATTCATCTATACCCGGGGTTGAAGAGACCTTGAAGAATTGGTTCAGAAGGATCAGTAATGTACACTCATTGTCACTTTGCTTGCAAACTCTTGAGGTATACTTTAAATTATTagtatattttttcaattaattttttttttgaacaagatttttttaattaattaatcatatttactttaaatatttgttattaaatGTGTGTCTTAACATTTGATGTGCATGCAGGGTCTTTCTCACATTCCTGATTTTCCCTATATAGAATCAATGGGATTTAGTAAATTGAAGTCAGTGATTGTTAGACGGTTTGCTGAAACAGTGCCTCTACCAAAAGGTGTATTGGACTACTTACTTCAAGATTCTCCACTTGCAGAATGTAGAATCATTCAAGGTAATAATAttaatcatatgtttggtatcacgacAGTGCATATCAAAATTATGGTGATCCATGATGATTTTATTTGTTGGTTTCACAACCAGTATCCGGTCCACTGAACCGCTTAATCTGATTTGAGGGTCTGTTCCAGCAACAAGTTGCGGGAGATCAAACCGTGGTCATTTCTACCAAACTTATGCATAACAAAGTCTAGCGTTGTTCAGTCTATTTCCGCCCTACTTACGAATTATGCCCTTCAATGCTCACTTATATTTTTTCGTTTCATCGGCTTAAATTGGAACTtaccaatttttcatttttctttgttcAACTACATAGGAGAGCCGTTGTACTCCGAGACTTATGATTTAACGTAAAAATCATTCGTTACAATTTGCAAAGCATATTTCTTCTTTGAGGGGTAAATTATATCTTGAAGAAGCATATTTGTCGGCAACATGTTTACCGTGAAGCTAATCAAGTGGCTGATCAGACTATTTCTTTAGAAATGTTTAATTCATCTTGGAGAATTCAGGTTGTATTACATTATTTAGAGATTTATAGTTTGCTTTGAGTCTTATgctccttttattttttatcagtccctaaactattaaaatacTTCGATTTAATAAACTATTTTGTGTTTTTGGGCAAGGAAGTCCGAAACTTTGTGTTTGGAAAACTATAATAAGTTGTGATTATAGTAAACTCTCTTGGACATACAAGGGGGACCGTACTACTTTCGTTTGTGAGAGGAACCGGTACAAAAactttgtgtttttcttctctcctctctctctctttgtGTGTTATTATTCCGCTGCACTTAACTCTGTTTTGTAGAACACacaaataattttagaaaagCAAAGCACAATTCTATATAAATTTCTACctactttaatttaatttcacttatattttaacaatattgtATAACAAATTTCTAGCTACTTTAATTtattctatataaattttttaccTAAGTATAATAATCACTAACAACAGGATAATTAGTAATCAttgattaatataaaaaacatacGGGAAAAGTATTTGTCAGTGATACAAAAAACAATTTGGCTAAAAAAACTATTATGTTGAACATGAATATGTATGTAAAATTAATATACAAGATTATGTCCGGTGGAATATCAGTTACTTTCTACTGATGACATTGGTTGGGTTTACAATTACTGAAACCTGATAACCAGTGGAATTTTCTGGAATCCATATATAAAGAGATACATAGTTTTGGTCGGACTTTTCacaataccaacaatatccttgatttttttagtagcaataaaaatattttattaacaaactcaccataacataagacgtatatttttttttgcagcaaaaatcttttattaacaaactcaccagaACATAAGGCATATCTTTTTTTaattggacataagttagagcGTTTatctggcccgctagtaataataagttaaatatattaatttgagtgctttttttttgatgaaactggttcgagggtcagttctgacatcaagtggttctagcccCCTCCCGGtcgtagttgcgggggatcgaaccgtggtcctccctaccaagtttagcgccaatcaccattgaaccaactaacgattgatataATGCTTTGTGTACAACATTTAACGATATTACTTAATCACATtggtcaacatttttttttgtttataactctctggttcctaggggaaaggGGCTtaagtagtccagagttcggctgcgaggtaagtaaagtctgaccaagaaattgttccatcCAGGAATAGAACccgggttctcccgaaatccGTCCTTTTTGGTGAAACTCATTAATCACATGAGCTCAATGACttgtgttgggtttttgtatgttggttacattttgcaaaaacatattttagacaagtgttgagacatatgtgcatacatcaagtgttgagacagatgtacgTACATATGGAACTACACCTGTGTAGTCTGactgcgcgccagctagcgttatatttttatatgcaatCTTTCGAAAATTTacttgaagaattgtttcgtgcttacttatacaacaaggcgcacatGGTTTATTAGTCTTCAGAAGGCGACTGTATTAGGTTACTTGGAcctcaaatattatataaaattaaggaatcaaagatttaattttataatataacctCTGAAGATTTTCTTGGAGCAAAATATTAATGGTTCAAGGCCCACGAAGGTTttgctatataaagggtgctgctaaccctgttTTAGTAACCGAAACCGAAGCtgaaacaaaataacaaagatgtagtcttttagggtttcATGTATTTGAGCAACTCtttaggagagttggtgtaagtgaaccactcgggttgtgtgatggtcactatgtcctcacttagaaacctgtaggtaatgagttgagtattatACTTGAAGGAAGCttgtaagcaactccaaattgttaaCTTAGTCAAGGGTGTTGGCTGGGTATTTGTCATGGAAGTTTGTCTTCTTGTTTATTCAGAATTGTTCTATTGATCCAATCGCTGTCTGTGATTGAAGAGGCAGTTTTGGAGGACATTGTCTAGTTGACATGATTCTTAATTATGGCCGGCGCAAGATCCTCTTTCTAAGCATAGTTAGAGTGAGATGAGTAGACTCTGGATTTTTTTCCTTACGTACTAACCGACTCTAAATTTCTTATAAGGTAAAAGTTAAATTtgttattaaatctaaaaataaaaatatatgtaacATGAGACAATGAACTTCCAATTGTTTCCATTATTTTACTAGTTAAATTTGGATGTAGGATTTTTTATCGTAGAGAATCTAAATTCATGGTAAAccactcatatatatatatatatatatatatatatatatatataagggaaaaaatccataaaaaataagaaaatacaaCATTCTCTCTTAATATTTTAACATATGACACATCCAACAGGATCTTGTTCCACACTTGCAATAGAGGAATATTGAGTGTATTGAGGTTGTTGCAtttgataataataaagtgGATAAGTTTCAAGTAATTTAATTTGATCTTTGTTCACATTTGGCTTAGATTCTTCCTTCTTTTTCTCATCTTTTGCAGGTCCAGCAGAAACTATTTCAGTATGACACCACTTCCTTAGTTTGCTCACTGCATACACTGGATCAATTTCTCCAATTAAGGTTAATTTTTGGTCTTTCATGTCTACAGAAACTGATTCAATCCCTGCAAAATAATATGTAAtacaattttagcaaaaaaattaatgatatctcaatattatattatttagattattttatatttatttcaaaGAGTTTAACAAAACTCATACATTAGTTGTTTCTTTTATTCATAAATTTGTGTGGTCTCTTGATTTGGTCACtcacaaaattgaaaaaaagatagaaagagaaaagaataaaataatgtgtatttttaaataattaaataatatgtatttttctGTGAGTGTGATCAAATATTGTGATCAAATACTTGTGAccatttaagtattttttttgaaaatatatttacacTAAAGGTACATACCAATTAAatctatattatatttatatatagtatgTTTTCTCATTTATTGAAATCAAATATTGAAACTAGACATATATAATTGACATTACCTGAAAGGGCAGATCCTGTCTTCATAGCTTTTTGCTTGATTCTATCATCATATAAATCCACCTTCAATACTACTTTCTGTAACAAAAGAGAGCAAAATATTTTAGATTCAATTCAAAgcaaaaaattaatagtaaaaaAGGGAATTcaaagcaataataataataatagaataaaaCTAAGAGAAAACTAAGCTTATGATGAAGGAGAAAAGAAATTGATCACACATGAATCTAGTTCTTACCATCATTTTTTGTGAAGCTTAATTATGATGACCAAGTAATCCAAATTGTATAGAATTTGAAGAGGAAAAGAGTGTGAGATGAAGTTGTGAAGTGAAGATGAGATTTGTGCAATATTTAAGTAGTAATAAGTCAACCCTAGTCAAGGAATTGGAAAGTAGTGTGGTccactttaattaatttgtttgtttccaaACGCGGCAATGGTTCTTTCTTTGTATCTTCTTCATTTTGTCCCCACATCTTTCCTTCTTAGAAAGTGTATAGTTAGATGAACAATTCAACAATCATTAACATGAATGATAGTAAGCTTCTAGGAAGATCGATGAATGATAACTCATAGGAGTAGCTCATTAAAAAGAATGGAgcaaaacttaattaaaaagtgACAATCTCATAAAAACACACTTTAATTTTCCATTAAAACTAGTAACTTATTCCTGCTAAATCACGAGTTGCGCATGGAGGGGTGTGTCTGTTAAGAAGTATATTTAGACGGATTTGTTTGTATTATGTATTTAAATTAGAAGAATGTTAACGTGTGTCTTATAATAcatgttttgtgtttttttgacatgtcttaagaaaataaatgtagGAATTATTTTAGAACTtagtaattaactttttaagcattATATTTCTTGCATGCAgaatttctatattaaaaacattaacatgtgtccttgtatattaaaatacattacttttattattattattattattattattattattattattattattattattattaatgttgtattgaattttgttgtgtttgtctTGAATTATTGGgaacaaataattataaaagTAAATGACGAAAATAAAAGTGTAGAAATAAATTGTTTAGAAATAAAGTTTATGTCAAGCGCAGTACAGCTGAATTTGTCTTGTCAAGTTCCTAATGTTTTAACAAATCAGACACAATTTTTTTAGTGTATTTTTCTGAACTATTTTCCAgtgaacaataaaatatatacttttttccatatatttataaatgtatattcttttttttttttgaaccataTAAATGTATATtcttatacatataaaaaatagtaaaaatcaGCCACTAGGATTCTatctccttttttttaaaatggcaTCAGGATTCTCTTTTTAATTCTTACTACATATCAAACATAGTAGAAATCTTGAATATAGAGTGGTTGTTGTACATGATAATAGAATGGATAAGTTTCAAAGGGTTTATCCTCTGACTTTTTCTCCTCTTTTGGTTTTGAAGGTCCAACTGAAACTACTTCAGTATGACAAAACTTTCTTAGTTTAGAAactcactactagaaaaatcttaaataccGACGGAATTTAGAGACAGAATTTATTTCTTCTCTAATAGAGACGAAATTAGAGACGGAAAAAAGCTGTTAGagaccaaaattaaaatatatgtattagtCACGGATTTTAGAGACAGAAATTTCTGTCTCAACAAAGTTTTGTCTCTAAATCCGtctctaatttattatttttataattataattgaaaacaatagttgGAGACGAAAATTAGAGACAGATTTTTTCCGTGTCTAATAGTTTTCGTCTCTATATCCGTCTCTAATTAGTCAACTTGATATTGAAATAGTCAAACATTTGTCAGAGACAGAATTTATTCGTCTCTGAATTAATCTGTCTCTAGAATCCGTCTCTAAACGAAATAACATTGAAAATTCATCCCGCCATAAATTTCACGCCAGTTTTTTTATTGCCCGctcaaaattttaaacaaaatgatttattttattttttttataattagacttttttaatgttataaaaCACATTTTCCTGAGTCACAATTTCCCCTTTCTCTTCACGATGACTTAACGCTCACAAACTCATTAACTCAGTCCCTTTCCTTTTTCCGCTGATCTAACTCTGTCGTTCAAACTCAATATGCTAACTAGTCACGATTTCATTTTCTATCACACGTTATCACCACCGCCAGTCACGATTCTCACCACCTTCGATCACAATTCAAAGGTAATGCTCTTCTCTTAAGTTTCTTGATGTTTTCTTTCTCACCCATCTCTTAGATTTCTACAATATTTTGGGAGGCATTTTTAGTGGAGGGTTTACAAAACCTTGAAAATTGAGGGGAATAAAAGAGAAACTCTCGaattcttttattaaatttCAGGGGTTTGTTTTAGAGTGCATTTGTACTCTAagctttaaaaataataattttgttttaaaatattttataaaattctaaagATAATTTCCGTTCGTTTActatcataaatttttattttttatttttaaatgtgaaGCACCTAAGttccttattttaaaaaaaaaaatatattctaaaaaaactattaatattaaatttttattttaaaattaaaaataagactTTAAAAATCTATTACAAAcactataaaaataataaaataactttttttaaaaaataaataattattttcttaaaaaaatctaaaacaaattcCCTCTAATCTCTGCAAATACGgagtaaaaactaaaaacaa
It contains:
- the LOC123906167 gene encoding heavy metal-associated isoprenylated plant protein 39-like; the encoded protein is MMKVVLKVDLYDDRIKQKAMKTGSALSGIESVSVDMKDQKLTLIGEIDPVYAVSKLRKWCHTEIVSAGPAKDEKKKEESKPNVNKDQIKLLETYPLYYYQMQQPQYTQYSSIASVEQDPVGCVIC